In a genomic window of Arachnia rubra:
- a CDS encoding carbohydrate ABC transporter permease, translated as MEENMIREARRQARRTRFGKLDVKVSPYLYIAPFFILFAIVGLYPVLYTAFVAMHKWHLINGQGPFVGLQNFIEVLQQPRFWQAVRNTFSIFVLSSVPQVVAAVLIAAVLDANLRAKTFWRMGVLLPFVVTPVAVSLIFGKIFADDSGIVNTLLTSIGMQPVGWHSDTLASHFAIAAMVNFRWTGYNALIVLAAMQAIPRELYEAAIIDGASRWRQFFHVTIPMIRPTLIFVVLTSTIGGLQIFDEPRMYDNAGSGGADRQWMTVTMYLYESGWGPQHNFGRAAAVAWLLFLIIVVFALINFLITRQISSTETKGGKK; from the coding sequence GTGGAAGAAAACATGATCCGGGAGGCCAGGAGGCAGGCGCGCCGGACGCGATTCGGGAAGCTCGATGTCAAGGTCTCCCCGTATCTCTACATCGCGCCGTTCTTCATCCTGTTCGCGATAGTCGGGCTTTACCCGGTGCTCTACACGGCCTTCGTCGCCATGCACAAATGGCATCTCATCAATGGGCAGGGCCCCTTCGTCGGCCTGCAGAATTTCATAGAGGTCCTGCAGCAGCCCAGGTTTTGGCAGGCTGTCCGCAACACGTTCTCCATCTTTGTGCTCTCCTCGGTGCCACAGGTGGTAGCGGCGGTTCTCATCGCGGCCGTGCTGGATGCCAACCTACGGGCTAAGACCTTCTGGCGAATGGGCGTGCTGCTGCCCTTCGTGGTTACGCCCGTGGCGGTCTCCCTGATCTTCGGCAAGATCTTCGCCGACGACTCTGGGATCGTGAACACGCTCCTGACCTCCATCGGCATGCAACCCGTCGGCTGGCACAGCGACACCCTGGCCTCGCATTTCGCCATCGCAGCCATGGTCAATTTCCGGTGGACTGGCTACAACGCCCTGATTGTGCTGGCCGCTATGCAGGCCATCCCCCGGGAGCTCTACGAGGCGGCGATCATCGACGGCGCCAGCCGGTGGCGGCAGTTCTTCCACGTCACCATCCCGATGATTCGCCCCACCCTGATCTTCGTGGTCCTGACCTCCACCATCGGCGGCCTGCAGATCTTCGACGAACCCCGCATGTACGACAACGCCGGGTCGGGTGGCGCCGATCGCCAGTGGATGACAGTCACTATGTACCTCTATGAGTCCGGGTGGGGTCCGCAACACAACTTCGGGCGTGCTGCGGCCGTCGCATGGTTGCTGTTCCTGATCATCGTGGTCTTTGCTCTGATCAACTTCCTGATCACGCGCCAGATCTCCTCGACTGAGACCAAGGGTGGGAAGAAATGA
- a CDS encoding GH1 family beta-glucosidase, translated as MTTLQFPPDFLFGSATAAFQIEGGGDADGRGPSIWDAFCEVPGRISDGSNGMVACDHYHRMPQDVALMRELNLDAYRFSTSWARVCPDGRTLNPAGLDFYSRLVDELLAAGIKPWLTLYHWDLPQALGERGGWTNRDTSYLFAEYTRHMVDALGDRVQVWTTLNEPWCSSFLSYAGGDHAPGHTSPREAVAAAHHLLLAHGLGVQVLREAEQNLTVGITCNTTYSHPADPDNPGDVDAARRIDGGFNRIFLDPIFKGEYPADVIEDMAEAGLGSDVRDGDMELISAPIDVLGVNFYNGAAHAAPLPGAKPEIRITEGGHPAAAPMVGSETVRPVARDLPLTAMGWEVKADDLRLLLVRLQRDYTGPAGIPMVITENGAAYDDVPDASGYVDDSKDRLVYIRDHIAAVHQAMAEGADVRGYLVWSLLDNFEWSFGYSRRFGIVRVDYDTLERIPKASARWYAGVAGSHQLDID; from the coding sequence ATGACCACACTGCAATTCCCCCCCGATTTCTTGTTTGGGTCGGCCACCGCGGCCTTCCAGATCGAGGGTGGAGGCGATGCCGATGGGCGGGGACCCTCGATCTGGGACGCCTTCTGTGAGGTCCCAGGCCGGATCAGCGACGGCTCCAACGGGATGGTGGCGTGTGACCACTACCATCGGATGCCCCAGGACGTCGCCCTGATGCGCGAACTGAACTTGGACGCCTACCGGTTCTCGACTTCGTGGGCCCGTGTGTGCCCCGACGGCCGGACCCTCAACCCCGCCGGCCTGGACTTCTATTCCCGGCTCGTTGACGAGCTGCTGGCCGCCGGGATCAAGCCATGGCTGACGCTCTATCACTGGGATCTGCCACAGGCCCTGGGGGAGAGGGGCGGCTGGACCAATCGTGACACCTCCTATCTGTTCGCCGAATACACCAGGCACATGGTTGATGCGCTGGGGGACCGTGTCCAGGTGTGGACCACCTTGAACGAGCCCTGGTGCTCTTCATTCCTGTCCTACGCCGGAGGGGATCACGCCCCGGGCCACACCTCGCCGAGGGAGGCGGTGGCGGCGGCACACCACCTGCTGCTGGCGCACGGACTTGGTGTGCAGGTGCTCCGTGAGGCGGAACAGAACCTGACGGTGGGCATCACCTGCAACACGACCTACTCGCATCCTGCCGATCCTGACAACCCGGGTGATGTTGATGCCGCGCGCCGTATCGACGGTGGGTTCAACCGGATCTTCCTCGACCCGATCTTCAAAGGTGAGTATCCCGCCGACGTGATCGAGGACATGGCCGAGGCCGGACTGGGCAGTGACGTGCGCGATGGTGACATGGAGCTGATCAGCGCCCCGATCGATGTGCTCGGTGTGAACTTCTACAACGGTGCGGCCCATGCCGCCCCGCTGCCGGGGGCCAAGCCCGAGATCCGTATCACCGAGGGCGGGCATCCGGCTGCCGCCCCAATGGTCGGTTCGGAGACGGTGCGGCCTGTCGCCCGTGACCTGCCCCTCACCGCCATGGGGTGGGAGGTCAAGGCGGATGATCTGCGCCTTCTGCTGGTCCGGCTGCAACGGGACTACACCGGTCCGGCGGGCATCCCGATGGTCATCACCGAGAACGGTGCCGCATACGATGACGTTCCCGACGCGTCAGGCTACGTCGATGACTCCAAGGACCGCCTGGTCTACATCCGGGATCACATCGCGGCGGTGCACCAGGCGATGGCTGAGGGAGCCGATGTAAGGGGCTACCTGGTCTGGTCCTTGCTGGACAACTTCGAATGGTCTTTCGGCTATAGCCGCCGGTTCGGTATCGTGCGGGTCGACTACGACACACTTGAGCGTATTCCTAAAGCGAGTGCCCGTTGGTACGCAGGTGTGGCAGGATCACACCAACTCGACATCGACTGA
- a CDS encoding carbohydrate ABC transporter permease has product MTKSGGTMSLAAIEQTAGKGAARAARRRAVSRGEIPGSRAGGANRRPGWVTYALLGMVLVISFYPIWYSVLLASSDAATIAQNPIPSLIPEGNLLANIQKVLESGINFWPAVWNSVIVSCVTALSVVLFSTLAGFSFSKLRFRGREPLLVFVIATMAVPSQLGVVPLFIVMTELGWNGSLIAVILPGMFSAFGVFWMTQYLRGALPYELIEAARVDGCSMLRTFWHVALPAARPAASMLALFTFVGSWTTFFWPFIILGADNPTLPVALQLLQATHFKDYSLIMSGVVISTIPLVLVFIVAGRQLVSGIMQGAVKG; this is encoded by the coding sequence ATGACGAAGTCAGGTGGAACCATGTCGCTTGCCGCCATTGAGCAGACGGCAGGTAAGGGAGCCGCCCGGGCCGCGCGCCGTCGTGCTGTCAGCCGGGGAGAGATCCCAGGATCCAGAGCTGGGGGAGCGAACCGGCGACCCGGATGGGTGACCTATGCGCTGCTCGGAATGGTCCTGGTGATCTCGTTCTATCCGATCTGGTATTCAGTGCTCCTAGCCTCCTCGGATGCCGCCACGATCGCGCAGAACCCGATTCCGTCGCTGATCCCGGAGGGCAACCTGCTGGCCAACATCCAGAAGGTGCTGGAATCAGGCATCAACTTCTGGCCTGCGGTGTGGAACTCGGTGATTGTCTCCTGCGTTACCGCCCTGTCCGTGGTGCTGTTCTCCACACTGGCCGGTTTCTCGTTCTCCAAGCTGCGGTTCCGGGGCAGAGAACCCCTCCTGGTGTTCGTGATCGCGACCATGGCCGTGCCGAGTCAGCTCGGGGTCGTCCCCCTGTTCATCGTCATGACAGAGCTGGGATGGAACGGTTCCCTGATAGCCGTGATCCTGCCAGGCATGTTCTCTGCCTTCGGGGTGTTCTGGATGACCCAGTACCTGCGAGGCGCCCTGCCCTACGAGCTGATCGAGGCGGCTCGCGTCGACGGCTGCTCCATGCTGCGCACCTTCTGGCACGTCGCCCTGCCTGCCGCGCGCCCCGCTGCGTCGATGCTGGCCCTGTTCACCTTCGTCGGATCCTGGACCACTTTCTTCTGGCCCTTCATCATCCTCGGCGCGGACAATCCGACACTTCCAGTCGCCCTGCAACTGTTGCAGGCCACTCACTTCAAAGACTATTCACTGATCATGTCCGGTGTGGTGATCTCCACGATCCCGCTGGTTCTGGTCTTCATCGTCGCCGGCAGACAACTGGTCTCCGGCATCATGCAAGGAGCTGTAAAAGGATGA